The following coding sequences are from one Aethina tumida isolate Nest 87 chromosome 2, icAetTumi1.1, whole genome shotgun sequence window:
- the LOC109594049 gene encoding ubiquitin carboxyl-terminal hydrolase 10 isoform X1: protein MDYANVESLEFLDLSGVDDVEKRKVLSSLHTYDSSVKLPWIKPQKRVQRQNVQRNKSITKSVPIQNNIPIYNNLPIAIVSPYNLPPVIYGPMYSLPTSNFTAPVLQQNLYPQQYQPSVEQVTFPQTFNSATPVLNDKQPHQQHQHQQQQQLQSIPGHPPVHNGVHVSKPDSPQSGRCKTWASLFSGRKEGEGAANVDPHIKSQTRQPMTPESNNNNVGTPFKRAKKQKYFDPDCYRMGEFLDSYAVDGRTISLQPRGLINQSNYCFINSILQALIACVPMYNLLIGLSSLITSNEKRKPTPVIDGLCRFVTEFKHLPAGQRVGRKTDKGQKNGAGPQIMCEMPFEAGWIYKLLNRIRPDLVEGRQEDAEEFLGCLLNGLSDEMLELIKLVKNEPEEKIDITNDHDDNEGEMDDKEWLVMGKKKCSVTRRTDFDRTPISDIFGGFLKSRIHRAGDHDTENIQPFFTLPLNIEMVNTVSEALDALVSKNKLEGVTSSKTNEEVEAWQQVLLDELPVILILHLKCFDFKLDGCKKIIKALEFPIDLKIDSKLLSKANNSTKKQYKLFAVVYHDGKEASKGHYITDAFHVGYNSWLRYDDASVKPVTEEQVLKPQGTRVPYLLFYRRSDTIRSK, encoded by the exons ATGGATTACGCGAACGTG gagAGCTTAGAGTTCTTAGATCTAAGTGGCGTAGATGATGTTGAGAAAAGAAAGGTTCTCTCATCCCTGCACACTTATGATTCAAGTGTGAAACTACCTTGGATCAAACCACAAAAAAGGGTTCAACGTCAAA ATGTCCAAAGGAACAAGTCAATTACAAAATCTGTACCCATTCAGAATAACATACCAATATACAACAACCTCCCAATTGCAATAGTCAGTCCCTACAATCTTCCCCCAGTTATTTACGGTCCGATGTATTCATTACCCACATCTAATTTTACTGCACCAGTTCTCCAACAGAACTTGTATCCACAACAGTACCAACCCAGCGTCGAGCAGGTCACTTTCCCGCAAACTTTCAACTCAGCCACACCCGTACTGAACGACAAACAACCTCATCAACAACACCAGCATCAGCAACAGCAACAGCTGCAAAGCATCCCAGGACACCCACCAGTGCATAATGGGGTTCATGTCTCGAAGCCGGACAGTCCGCAGAGCGGCCGCTGCAAAACGTGGGCCAGTTTGTTCAGTGGGCGGAAGGAGGGCGAAGGTGCCGCCAATGTCGATCCCCACATCAAGAGCCAGACGCGGCAGCCAATGACGCCGGAGTCGAACAACAACAATGTTGGCACCCCATTCAAGCGTGCCAAGAAACAGAAGTATTTCGACCCCGATTGTTATCGCATGGGAG AATTTCTAGACAGCTACGCCGTGGACGGTCGCACCATCTCTTTGCAGCCACGCGGTTTGATCAATCAGAGCAACTACTGCTTTATCAATTCAATCCTGCAGGCGTTGATCGCTTGCGTGCCGATGTACAACCTCTTGATCGGTCTGTCGTCGTTGATTACGTCCAACGAGAAAAGGAAACCGACACCAGTCATCGACGGATTGTGTCGGTTCGTGACCGAGTTCAAGCATTTGCCTGCGGGGCAGAGGGTTGGCAGGAAAACAGACAAGGGACAGAAGAACGGAGCTGGGCCGCAGATTATGTGCGAGATGCCGTTCGAAGCTGGTtggatttataaattgttgaatcGCATTCGACCGGATTTGGTGGAGGGACGACAGGAGGATGCTGAGGAGTTTTTGGGATGTTTGTTGAATGGATTAAGTGACGAAATGCTTGAA CTGATTAAGTTGGTAAAGAATGAACCAGAggaaaaaatagatattacaAATGATCATGATGATAATGAAGGTGAAATGGATGACAAAGAGTGGTTG gtgaTGGGTAAGAAAAAGTGTAGTGTAACCAGAAGGACTGATTTTGATAGAACCCCTATCAGTGATATATTTGGTGGTTTCCTGAAATCTAGAATTCATAGGGCAGGTGACCATGatactgaaaatattcagCCATTCTTCACATTGCCATTAAATATAGAA ATGGTTAATACTGTTTCTGAGGCTCTGGATGCTCTAGTTTCAAAAAACAAACTAGAAGGCGTGACCTCCTCCAAAACTAATGAGGAAGTGGAAGCCTGGCAACAAGTTTTACTGGACGAACTTCCGGTAATATTGATACTGCATTTAAAATGCTTTGACTTCAAACTAGATGGCTGCAAGAAGATCATAAAGGCTCTCGAATTTCCCATCGACCTCAAAATTGACTCTa aattgttaTCAAAGGCGaacaattcaacaaaaaaacaatacaaactCTTCGCGGTAGTTTATCACGACGGAAAAGAGGCGAGCAAAGGTCATTACATAACGGACGCCTTCCATGTGGGATACAACAGCTGGCTGAGATACGACGACGCGTCCGTAAAGCCGGTGACCGAGGAACAGGTGTTGAAACCACAGGGCACCAGAGTGCCCTATCTGTTGTTCTATCGGCGTAGCGATACGATTagaagcaaataa
- the LOC109594049 gene encoding ubiquitin carboxyl-terminal hydrolase 10 isoform X2: MDYANVESLEFLDLSGVDDVEKRKVLSSLHTYDSSVKLPWIKPQKRVQRQILQQNLYPQQYQPSVEQVTFPQTFNSATPVLNDKQPHQQHQHQQQQQLQSIPGHPPVHNGVHVSKPDSPQSGRCKTWASLFSGRKEGEGAANVDPHIKSQTRQPMTPESNNNNVGTPFKRAKKQKYFDPDCYRMGEFLDSYAVDGRTISLQPRGLINQSNYCFINSILQALIACVPMYNLLIGLSSLITSNEKRKPTPVIDGLCRFVTEFKHLPAGQRVGRKTDKGQKNGAGPQIMCEMPFEAGWIYKLLNRIRPDLVEGRQEDAEEFLGCLLNGLSDEMLELIKLVKNEPEEKIDITNDHDDNEGEMDDKEWLVMGKKKCSVTRRTDFDRTPISDIFGGFLKSRIHRAGDHDTENIQPFFTLPLNIEMVNTVSEALDALVSKNKLEGVTSSKTNEEVEAWQQVLLDELPVILILHLKCFDFKLDGCKKIIKALEFPIDLKIDSKLLSKANNSTKKQYKLFAVVYHDGKEASKGHYITDAFHVGYNSWLRYDDASVKPVTEEQVLKPQGTRVPYLLFYRRSDTIRSK; encoded by the exons ATGGATTACGCGAACGTG gagAGCTTAGAGTTCTTAGATCTAAGTGGCGTAGATGATGTTGAGAAAAGAAAGGTTCTCTCATCCCTGCACACTTATGATTCAAGTGTGAAACTACCTTGGATCAAACCACAAAAAAGGGTTCAACGTCAAA TTCTCCAACAGAACTTGTATCCACAACAGTACCAACCCAGCGTCGAGCAGGTCACTTTCCCGCAAACTTTCAACTCAGCCACACCCGTACTGAACGACAAACAACCTCATCAACAACACCAGCATCAGCAACAGCAACAGCTGCAAAGCATCCCAGGACACCCACCAGTGCATAATGGGGTTCATGTCTCGAAGCCGGACAGTCCGCAGAGCGGCCGCTGCAAAACGTGGGCCAGTTTGTTCAGTGGGCGGAAGGAGGGCGAAGGTGCCGCCAATGTCGATCCCCACATCAAGAGCCAGACGCGGCAGCCAATGACGCCGGAGTCGAACAACAACAATGTTGGCACCCCATTCAAGCGTGCCAAGAAACAGAAGTATTTCGACCCCGATTGTTATCGCATGGGAG AATTTCTAGACAGCTACGCCGTGGACGGTCGCACCATCTCTTTGCAGCCACGCGGTTTGATCAATCAGAGCAACTACTGCTTTATCAATTCAATCCTGCAGGCGTTGATCGCTTGCGTGCCGATGTACAACCTCTTGATCGGTCTGTCGTCGTTGATTACGTCCAACGAGAAAAGGAAACCGACACCAGTCATCGACGGATTGTGTCGGTTCGTGACCGAGTTCAAGCATTTGCCTGCGGGGCAGAGGGTTGGCAGGAAAACAGACAAGGGACAGAAGAACGGAGCTGGGCCGCAGATTATGTGCGAGATGCCGTTCGAAGCTGGTtggatttataaattgttgaatcGCATTCGACCGGATTTGGTGGAGGGACGACAGGAGGATGCTGAGGAGTTTTTGGGATGTTTGTTGAATGGATTAAGTGACGAAATGCTTGAA CTGATTAAGTTGGTAAAGAATGAACCAGAggaaaaaatagatattacaAATGATCATGATGATAATGAAGGTGAAATGGATGACAAAGAGTGGTTG gtgaTGGGTAAGAAAAAGTGTAGTGTAACCAGAAGGACTGATTTTGATAGAACCCCTATCAGTGATATATTTGGTGGTTTCCTGAAATCTAGAATTCATAGGGCAGGTGACCATGatactgaaaatattcagCCATTCTTCACATTGCCATTAAATATAGAA ATGGTTAATACTGTTTCTGAGGCTCTGGATGCTCTAGTTTCAAAAAACAAACTAGAAGGCGTGACCTCCTCCAAAACTAATGAGGAAGTGGAAGCCTGGCAACAAGTTTTACTGGACGAACTTCCGGTAATATTGATACTGCATTTAAAATGCTTTGACTTCAAACTAGATGGCTGCAAGAAGATCATAAAGGCTCTCGAATTTCCCATCGACCTCAAAATTGACTCTa aattgttaTCAAAGGCGaacaattcaacaaaaaaacaatacaaactCTTCGCGGTAGTTTATCACGACGGAAAAGAGGCGAGCAAAGGTCATTACATAACGGACGCCTTCCATGTGGGATACAACAGCTGGCTGAGATACGACGACGCGTCCGTAAAGCCGGTGACCGAGGAACAGGTGTTGAAACCACAGGGCACCAGAGTGCCCTATCTGTTGTTCTATCGGCGTAGCGATACGATTagaagcaaataa